The following proteins are co-located in the Candidatus Competibacteraceae bacterium genome:
- a CDS encoding response regulator transcription factor codes for MNEITSTVFLIDDDQAVRDAVGLLLRATGLSVESFASAADFLKSDGIRRPGCLLLDVRMPGMSGLDLQKQLQDQGHRIPIIFMTGHGDVPMATRAMKAGAFDFIEKPFQGQTLLARVREALERDARELRRQAQRSEAAARLARLSPREREVLERVAAGQYNKVIAAELGISLSTVEIHRKRVMEKLEANSLSDLIRTLALLDAGGS; via the coding sequence ATGAACGAAATCACTTCCACCGTTTTTCTCATCGACGACGACCAGGCGGTACGCGACGCGGTCGGCCTGCTGTTGCGGGCGACCGGACTGAGCGTGGAATCTTTCGCCAGCGCCGCCGACTTTCTCAAATCCGACGGCATCCGTCGACCCGGCTGCCTATTGCTGGACGTGCGCATGCCGGGCATGAGCGGCCTGGATCTGCAGAAGCAGTTGCAGGATCAGGGCCACCGCATTCCGATCATCTTCATGACCGGCCACGGCGACGTGCCCATGGCGACCCGGGCGATGAAAGCCGGCGCGTTCGACTTCATTGAAAAGCCGTTTCAGGGACAAACCTTGCTGGCGCGAGTCCGGGAAGCACTGGAACGCGATGCCCGCGAGCTTCGCCGCCAAGCCCAACGCAGCGAGGCGGCGGCGCGGCTGGCGCGGCTATCGCCGCGCGAGCGGGAAGTCCTGGAGCGGGTAGCGGCCGGTCAGTACAACAAGGTGATCGCCGCCGAACTCGGCATCAGCCTGTCCACGGTGGAAATCCACCGCAAGCGGGTGATGGAAAAACTGGAAGCGAACTCGCTCTCCGACCTGATTCGAACCCTGGCGCTGCTGGACGCAGGGGGATCGTAG
- a CDS encoding PAS domain S-box protein, translated as MAHLDKAALRGIFRFRPHAPPASEDPAASPSDLPHIHWRRFSAYPALMTAIYIGGGLLWVLGGDLLLGAWLADAELSPMLGPLTSGLVVVASGSLLYRLLSFHVETARHANLVQDRRLAEFIEMIADMAFIKDREGRYLLFNSAGARLVGKPLTECLGQDDRALFPADMALKLMEADRQVIANGHRLNREETFDIRGERRILQSTQWPYRDADDRIIGVIGIARDITARKQAEEQSWRARDELESRVRERTTELVTANRTLERLIAARVQTEIALRDSEERFRQLAEHIREVFWVYGIAEEQLLYVSPAYEEIWGRAVCNFQERPLDWLEAVHPDDRPRIQAAHAAKLESGRLDEEYRIVRPDGAIRWIWDRGFPIRDATGHVYRIAGLAEDITTRKLAEDQLRRQQVELAKMSRLSLAIELASNLAHELNQPLAAIVAYTQACLTLLRENTTDPRELTGTLEEVVNQGLRAGGIIRHLRGLVQKHPAAQTEIDLNALIRSVVHYAQLELRQAGITVRLELTEPLPAILADDMQIQLAALYLVRNAIEAMQDSDAAPRELRLRTAPLDTGTVLATVRDTGPGFSPEALERLFQPFFTTKSTGMGLGLSVSRSLIESQGGQLWATPNQPDRGVSFHFSLPVYTHYR; from the coding sequence ATGGCGCATCTCGACAAAGCCGCTCTCCGCGGCATCTTCCGTTTCCGGCCCCATGCCCCGCCGGCCTCGGAAGATCCGGCCGCGTCGCCGTCGGACTTGCCCCATATCCACTGGCGCCGCTTCAGCGCTTATCCCGCGCTCATGACCGCCATCTACATCGGTGGCGGCTTGCTTTGGGTACTGGGCGGCGACCTGCTGCTGGGTGCCTGGCTGGCCGACGCGGAGTTATCGCCCATGCTGGGGCCGCTCACGAGCGGTTTGGTGGTCGTCGCCAGTGGTAGCCTGCTGTACCGCCTACTGAGCTTCCATGTCGAAACGGCACGCCACGCCAATCTGGTCCAGGACAGGCGGTTGGCGGAATTCATCGAGATGATCGCCGACATGGCCTTCATCAAGGATCGCGAAGGCCGTTACCTGCTGTTCAACTCGGCGGGCGCGCGCCTGGTCGGGAAACCTCTGACCGAATGTCTGGGCCAGGACGATCGCGCGCTGTTCCCCGCCGACATGGCCCTGAAACTGATGGAGGCGGATCGCCAGGTCATCGCCAACGGTCACCGGCTGAACCGCGAAGAGACATTCGACATTCGCGGCGAACGGCGCATCCTTCAATCGACCCAATGGCCCTATCGGGACGCCGACGATCGCATCATCGGCGTGATCGGCATCGCCCGCGACATCACCGCGCGCAAACAGGCCGAAGAACAATCGTGGCGCGCCCGCGACGAACTGGAAAGCCGGGTGCGGGAGCGCACCACCGAATTGGTGACCGCCAATCGGACCCTGGAGCGGCTGATCGCCGCCCGCGTGCAAACCGAAATCGCCCTGCGCGACAGCGAGGAACGCTTTCGCCAGCTTGCCGAGCACATCCGCGAGGTATTTTGGGTGTACGGCATCGCGGAAGAACAGCTGCTGTACGTCAGCCCGGCCTACGAAGAGATCTGGGGGCGCGCCGTATGCAATTTTCAGGAACGCCCGCTGGACTGGCTGGAAGCCGTCCACCCCGACGACCGCCCGCGCATTCAGGCGGCGCACGCCGCCAAGCTGGAATCGGGCCGGCTCGACGAAGAGTACCGCATCGTGCGCCCGGACGGCGCGATCCGCTGGATCTGGGATCGCGGCTTTCCGATCCGTGACGCGACCGGTCACGTATACCGCATCGCCGGCCTGGCCGAGGACATCACCACCCGCAAGCTGGCCGAGGACCAATTGCGGCGGCAACAAGTGGAACTGGCCAAGATGTCGCGGCTCAGCCTGGCGATCGAGCTGGCCTCCAATCTGGCTCACGAACTCAACCAGCCGCTGGCGGCCATCGTGGCCTACACCCAGGCGTGTCTGACCCTGCTACGAGAGAATACCACCGACCCCCGCGAGTTGACCGGTACGCTGGAAGAAGTGGTCAATCAGGGGTTGCGGGCCGGCGGCATCATCCGCCACCTGCGCGGGCTGGTGCAAAAACATCCAGCCGCTCAGACCGAAATCGATCTCAATGCCCTGATCCGCTCGGTGGTTCACTACGCGCAACTGGAGCTGCGCCAAGCCGGCATCACGGTACGGCTGGAACTGACGGAACCGCTACCGGCCATCCTGGCCGATGACATGCAAATCCAGTTGGCGGCGCTCTACCTGGTGCGCAACGCCATCGAGGCCATGCAAGACTCGGACGCCGCGCCGCGCGAGCTACGGCTACGCACGGCTCCGCTCGACACGGGTACCGTGCTCGCCACCGTTCGCGACACCGGACCAGGCTTCAGCCCGGAAGCGCTCGAACGATTGTTCCAACCTTTCTTCACCACCAAATCCACGGGCATGGGACTGGGACTGTCGGTCAGTCGCTCGCTGATCGAATCCCAGGGCGGGCAATTGTGGGCTACTCCCAATCAGCCCGACCGTGGAGTCTCGTTCCATTTCAGCCTGCCGGTGTACACCCACTACCGATGA
- a CDS encoding GAF domain-containing protein, with protein sequence MNAAPTAEPLARRIFAEQVRLLYVQAPLGTIASLLIAPLLVFIHWDIVPRAVLLSWLALLEATILVRMALIAAFQRRREANADTDRWAKRYTWACAASGVCWGGCVVLLILAPSLAYQSFTTLVLGGVLMGGVLTMTPVLLTYVAYALPLTLPPVLWLLLQDDPLRATMGATGLLYLLLALGTAQHYHQTLARSLRLALENAGLAQSFATAKEQAEASNQQLAEQQAALRGSVEAMRELYAVISIPRRHPIDQVQAMLAMGCQRFGLAIGILSHVEAERYEIVQAITPGGEISPGDIFALGDTYCRDTLRAQEPLGFERASTSDWRRHPCYLKLKLETYLGAPVQVGEHIYGTLNFSSFRPRSAPFTTVDRELIQLMARWVGSALEQEQMAAAAQRQQTLLAHASRLNTLGEMASGLAHEINQPITAISLYAETGLARLRDGPLEPAELRETLEKIAAQSARTHTIIQQIRHFARRSKPQYLTVRVSALFDDIADFLDMETRRHHVHLRQDIGPDLPPVLADPLQVQQVILNLVRNAVDATGTVDGPRAILLSARPGPNGVELAVQDNGPGLDSNLLRQLPHPFFTTKPDGLGLGLSISQSIVEAHGGRLWATPNRGAGATFHFTLPAATRLHRPERVEVTL encoded by the coding sequence GTGAACGCCGCTCCCACGGCTGAGCCGCTGGCTCGGCGCATCTTCGCCGAGCAGGTCCGGCTACTCTACGTTCAGGCTCCACTCGGCACGATCGCCAGCCTGCTGATCGCGCCCTTGCTAGTGTTCATCCACTGGGACATCGTACCGCGCGCGGTGCTGCTGAGCTGGCTGGCCCTGCTGGAAGCGACCATCCTGGTCCGGATGGCGCTGATCGCCGCTTTCCAGCGCCGCCGGGAAGCGAACGCCGACACCGACCGCTGGGCCAAGCGCTATACCTGGGCCTGCGCCGCCAGCGGCGTCTGCTGGGGCGGTTGCGTCGTCCTGCTGATCCTCGCACCGTCCCTGGCGTACCAAAGCTTCACCACGCTGGTGCTGGGCGGCGTGCTGATGGGCGGCGTGCTGACCATGACGCCGGTACTGCTCACCTACGTGGCCTACGCCCTGCCGCTGACCCTGCCGCCGGTGCTCTGGCTGCTGCTGCAAGACGACCCGCTGCGCGCCACCATGGGCGCCACCGGCCTCCTGTACCTGCTGCTGGCACTGGGCACCGCCCAGCACTACCACCAGACGCTTGCCCGTTCGCTGCGGCTGGCGCTGGAAAACGCCGGGCTGGCCCAATCGTTCGCCACCGCCAAGGAACAGGCCGAGGCCAGCAACCAGCAACTGGCCGAGCAGCAGGCGGCGCTGCGGGGCAGCGTGGAGGCCATGCGCGAGCTGTACGCGGTCATTTCCATCCCGCGCCGCCATCCCATCGACCAGGTCCAGGCCATGCTGGCGATGGGCTGCCAGCGCTTCGGGCTGGCGATCGGTATCCTGTCGCATGTCGAAGCCGAGCGCTACGAAATCGTCCAGGCCATCACGCCCGGCGGTGAAATCAGTCCGGGAGATATCTTCGCTCTCGGCGACACCTATTGCCGCGATACCCTGCGTGCCCAGGAGCCGCTGGGCTTCGAACGCGCCTCGACCAGCGACTGGCGCCGGCATCCCTGTTACCTGAAACTCAAGCTGGAAACCTATCTGGGCGCGCCGGTCCAGGTCGGTGAGCACATCTACGGCACGCTCAACTTTTCCAGTTTCCGGCCGCGGTCGGCGCCGTTCACCACCGTGGACCGCGAGTTGATTCAGCTCATGGCCCGCTGGGTGGGCAGCGCCCTCGAACAGGAGCAGATGGCGGCGGCGGCGCAGCGGCAGCAAACCTTGCTGGCCCACGCCTCGCGCCTCAACACCCTGGGCGAAATGGCTTCCGGGCTGGCACATGAAATCAACCAGCCGATCACCGCCATTTCCCTGTACGCCGAAACCGGCTTGGCCCGCTTGCGCGACGGCCCGCTCGAACCGGCCGAGTTGCGGGAAACCCTGGAGAAAATCGCCGCGCAGAGCGCCCGGACCCACACCATCATCCAGCAGATCCGTCATTTCGCCCGCCGAAGCAAACCCCAATACCTCACGGTGCGGGTCAGCGCCCTGTTCGACGATATCGCCGACTTTCTGGACATGGAAACCCGCCGCCATCATGTTCATCTCCGTCAAGACATCGGACCGGACTTGCCGCCCGTATTGGCCGACCCCCTGCAAGTCCAGCAGGTGATCCTCAATCTGGTGCGCAACGCGGTGGACGCCACGGGCACGGTCGACGGGCCGCGCGCCATTCTCCTGTCCGCCCGCCCCGGACCGAATGGGGTCGAACTCGCGGTTCAGGACAACGGCCCCGGTCTGGATTCAAACCTGCTCAGACAGTTACCGCACCCCTTTTTCACCACCAAGCCCGACGGCCTGGGTCTGGGGCTATCGATCAGCCAATCCATCGTCGAAGCCCACGGCGGCCGGCTGTGGGCCACGCCCAATCGAGGCGCCGGCGCCACGTTCCACTTTACCTTGCCCGCCGCCACCCGGCTCCATCGCCCCGAACGGGTGGAAGTGACCCTCTAA